Below is a window of Micromonas commoda chromosome 14, complete sequence DNA.
caacgccgcgcccttctccACGTCCGCCGGGCACGTGTGCCTCCCAACGCTCAGCCGCAGCGTCCCGATGGCGTACTCCTCCGgcaccgccatcgcgctcaaAACCGCGctcacgctcgccgcggcttcacCCGAGTGACACGCCgcacccgcggacgccgcgacgtcgtccttgAGCACGTCCAGCAGCtgcgacgcggagacgcccTTGATACCGACGCTGAGGGTGTTTGGTAAGcgcttggcgtcgtcgcgtgggCCGttgacgcggacgccggagccgtcgtcgccgccgagcccgctcGCGAGCCTGCGTGAAAGTTCGTCTCGCATCGCGGACATGTGCGAGGGGAGGATGTCCTTTTCTCGCTCAACGagctcgcacgcggcgccgaggccgacgatTTCGAGGACGTTCTCGgtgcccgcgcggcgcccggacTCTTGCCCACCGCCGTGTAGAAGCTTCGAGAAGGgtgccgcggacgcgacgtagagcgcggcgacgcccttggGCGCGCCAATCTTGTGACCGACGACGGTGCACATGTCCACGCCCAAGTCGTTCACCTTGACCGGTATCTTGCCGCACgactgcgcggcgtcggtgtgGATCAACACGTCCTCGTTCTTctcccgcgccagccgcgcgcattcggcgacgggctggatcgcgcccgtctcgtTGTTCGCGTGCATCACCGTGACCATACACGTGTCCGACCTCACTTTCGCCGCAACCGCCTTCGGGTCCACCAAACCTTCCTCGTTCACCGGAACCAGGTCGTACGTCAGTTCGTTCGCCTttgccttggcggcgaggtactCGAGGATCGCCGGGtgctcgacggcggtggaCACGACGTGAGGCTTATTCATCATCGCTTTTGGCTTTGAGTCGGAGGAGCGATTCTTCGCGACGAACAAGTCCACGGCGGATGCGATTGCGTGGTTATCGCTCTCGGACCCGCACGACGTGAACACCACCTCGGTCGGGTCGCAGCCCAACATCGAGGCGACCTGTCCGCGAGCCTTGtggatcgcgtcgcggcacggcgccgcgaacgcgtgTCCCGAGGAGGGGTTGCCGAAGTGCTCCCAGAGGAACGgttccatcgcggcggccacctcgggGAAGATCGGGGTGGTGGCGTTGTAGTCGAGGTAGACGCACGtgtcgtgcgtcgcgccggggaggcgGGAGCCGAtcgagccgacgccgcgagggggcgCGATTGGTCGTGGGGcggtcatcgacgacgcgtccgatcCGCGGgtcgccccggcgtcgttcgtcgcggcgcgggcgttccTCTTCTCGAGAAGCTCCTTTCGCCTGAGgaagagcgcgacgatgggaAACGCGGAGAAGACGCCCGCGATGACGGTGGTCGGGGTGAAGATGTGCTTCGGCGGAGGGTGATggccgatggcgacggcggtcgcgcgggacAGAGCCTGATGGCTTCCCCCgctcgcgcggacgacgatggggtcgcggcgacgaggcgggcggcttcggcgcgtgAGGGATCCCTTGCCGAAGGGAGGAACGTCGCGGAACGAAAGCGGCCTtccggcgaggcggcgtctGGACGAGAGAGGCGGCGTCTggatcgacgacgcgagcgatgACGTCGAGGCGACGACCGGtgacatcgcgcgcgcgcgggtgtggCGGCGTGGAGGGGTCCGGCTCCGGTCCACGTGTCAATCAATCCATTCAAATCCATTTCACAACCGAACGCTTTTACTCGGACCGGTCAGAGGCGAGGTCGcgatgggcgaggacggggaccggggcggcggcgggctcgggagCTTACCTCCCGAGCCCCCCggcccgtcgcctcggctcgccccgccgcgattCCCGCatcaggagcgcgcgctgagCCGGCAGGGAAGCCTCGGGAGCGACACCAGCGGAGGGTCGacgcccaccgcgtcgggcgggggacgggatccgcgcgccaccgccttcGGTTCCACCGGAGCGACCCCGCcgcacctcgccggcgcgcccttCATGGGTAACCCCCTGTACGAGTCCTCTCCttccgacgcgcggggggtcaGCGGCGTCataggcggcggcgtgcgcaaGGCTGGGGGCATCGGCCTGTCCCAGAAGGAGGCGCCGGAATCGCACCTGcgcaaggccaaggctggcgGGCTGCTCACCAAGCTCCCGttcggcgccaccgcgtcggcgacggcgaggccgaaGATCCGGTTCTTCCGCGTCACCCCCGACGGCCGGGAGCTCCAGTGGGGGGACCCgaaggacgccgccaagcccgcgctGCCGTCGAgactcgccctcgccgacgtctccGCCGTCGTGGCGGGGCACGAGACCGCCGCCTTCGAGCGGTTcaagcgacgcgcggcgcccccggcgatGTGCTTCTCGCTCGtgtgcgacgcgaggaccGTCGATCTCTTCGCGGGGACGccgaacgaggcggcgcagtggagcggcgccctcgaccaCCTCGCCAGGCTCGCCAGGGAATCGAACATTGAACAACGTCcgagcgacgtcgacgacggcgcggctggcgcgaaCGACCGACCGAGCCAACACAAACAGCAAGGAGGCctggcgaggacgtcctcgaacgcgtcggcgcagtCGCAGGGCTCGACCGGCAGTCCATCGTCCGTGAAAcggtcggcgccggtgcgtttcacccccgcgcctcggtcCGACGcagacgtcgcgctcgattTCGTCCCAATCGCGTCGCAGCCCCCGACTCCGGATGGCCACGTCAGCGCAGGACCGACTCCTGATGGCCACGTCAGCCTGGACCTGCGCGATGGCatcgaacgcgacgggggtTGGGGCACGCGGGGCGTCGTctacggcgcgggcgtcgtcacgggcgtcgcgatcgacgacggcgtcggccgaACCGGGGGGAATCGATCGGAACGGGGGAGGGAAGAAGACCTCCGGGGATCCGCGTTGgaacccgtcgcgcccgcgtttgcgacggcgacacggctggcggcgggtgccgcgcgatggcgcgagcgcgccgcccggggagCCGTGGATCCCGGCGTGACGGAGGgccgacggggcgcgggcgctcgggGAAGGGCCGCGGGCAAgacggcgggggaggacgtCGTGGAGGCGTTTAGTCGCGCGAGGCACGGTCGAacgaaggagctcgacaAACTGTTCCaactcgaacgcgtcgacccgGGGGTGCGGGATCAGCACGGCCTGACTTTGCTCcacatcgccgcgcagaaCAACCAACGGAAGGCGGCCAAGCTGGTGCTCAAGCGGACGGACTTTGCcacggacccgccgcggctgtccTTGATCGACGCGCAGACGAGCGCTGGTCACACGGCGTTGCACTTTGCGTTCGCGTACGGGTACAAAGACCTGGGAAAGTACCTGctgagcctcggcgcggacgacacCGTGGCGAACGTGCACGGCATGACCTGTTACGAGGGCCTGGATCCCGACGAACCACCGCGGGACTGTCTGAACACGCCGGAGATGCGGGAGCTGGCTCGATCGGCGGAGTtgaggcggcgggtggacgcgatgcggccgggagccggcgcgggcgcgggaggcggttTAGGGATGGCGTCGTCTCGCGGCGGGACGATCACGCACCCGCTCGGGCGACCCAGCGGCGTGGCGGGACTCGCGCGGGACAgcggcgcgttcaccgcgagggggggcgcgggcgcggggacggctcCTTCCTCGTCCAGAGGGGGTGGAGGGTGGGAGGGATCCGAGTACGACGTCGGGTCCGAGTACGGGGCTGCGTATCCGTACACTCCCCGCGACGGCCCCGGATACGGCCCCGGAAACGTATCCGGCAACGTATCCGGTGcgtacggcggcggtcacCCCGGCTTCCCGCCCAATCCCtacgccgcccccggcgcggttgctccccccccgccgccctaTCCCGCGTacccgccgacgatgacgccgggTTTCCACGCCGGGTACGGTGCGATGGATCCGATGGGCgcggccgcgttcgcggcgcagcagcagatggcggcggcggcggcgatggcggcggcgcagatgCAGGCGATGCAgatgagctcgccggcggggaGCGCGGGCAGCACGCACTCGCCGATGGGTTcacacggcggcggcggcggcggcgggagcatGCCGACGGGGTTTCAACCCAACCaccggcgctcggcgggtgGGGGTGGTGCGGTTTCGAGTCGGGGCAgcgccgtcggaggcgtcgcgagctccgggGCGTCTGCCGTTTCAaaaggcggcggggacgtggactCTGACGTCCCTCTGGAGCCCCCGTCGCCAATCATGGGTCCGATGAAGgggtcgtcctcgcgatcgcgcgggtcgggagGGCGTCACGACACGGAGGCTGCGTGGGAACGGGCGCTGGattcgaggcggcggcgca
It encodes the following:
- a CDS encoding predicted protein, translating into MGEDGDRGGGGLGSLPPEPPGPSPRLAPPRFPHQERALSRQGSLGSDTSGGSTPTASGGGRDPRATAFGSTGATPPHLAGAPFMGNPLYESSPSDARGVSGVIGGGVRKAGGIGLSQKEAPESHLRKAKAGGLLTKLPFGATASATARPKIRFFRVTPDGRELQWGDPKDAAKPALPSRLALADVSAVVAGHETAAFERFKRRAAPPAMCFSLVCDARTVDLFAGTPNEAAQWSGALDHLARLARESNIEQRPSDVDDGAAGANDRPSQHKQQGGLARTSSNASAQSQGSTGSPSSVKRSAPVRFTPAPRSDADVALDFVPIASQPPTPDGHVSAGPTPDGHVSLDLRDGIERDGGWGTRGVVYGAGVVTGVAIDDGVGRTGGNRSERGREEDLRGSALEPVAPAFATATRLAAGAARWRERAARGAVDPGVTEGRRGAGARGRAAGKTAGEDVVEAFSRARHGRTKELDKLFQLERVDPGVRDQHGLTLLHIAAQNNQRKAAKLVLKRTDFATDPPRLSLIDAQTSAGHTALHFAFAYGYKDLGKYLLSLGADDTVANVHGMTCYEGLDPDEPPRDCLNTPEMRELARSAELRRRVDAMRPGAGAGAGGGLGMASSRGGTITHPLGRPSGVAGLARDSGAFTARGGAGAGTAPSSSRGGGGWEGSEYDVGSEYGAAYPYTPRDGPGYGPGNVSGNVSGAYGGGHPGFPPNPYAAPGAVAPPPPPYPAYPPTMTPGFHAGYGAMDPMGAAAFAAQQQMAAAAAMAAAQMQAMQMSSPAGSAGSTHSPMGSHGGGGGGGSMPTGFQPNHRRSAGGGGAVSSRGSAVGGVASSGASAVSKGGGDVDSDVPLEPPSPIMGPMKGSSSRSRGSGGRHDTEAAWERALDSRRRRKSDSSNLDSSDDDDDESRQVNKKQQQKQQQKQQQREENKRPHPRRRAGAEASARVAAAGGRRGDRAARDEALDREAALRAAALRKHGYHTSDSDSPTSASEAESSRRRQQPAPHSVVAGSNPPPSGVVVGPGRRERAERSRAAAVDGPGSAAKAAAGEDLLGGRRSPTTTTTTRDIDVAAREEAARVREEKRRQRAGTMRGATAVGETGRASCLPARTASKIAMVLGAHPRADPRSVRDVLATGSLAGTGVTLEALRAIRTVVPTPADVATCRATHGMGAAADAKIASAALADRFVHEMAKVNRADAKLDALILRETFAQRADDLETALVLVKDASERACASDALGRLLDIVVALSAILDKGKAGAAGDASQPKKTRSTYKLSSLAHLAATPAKSSTKSGLGGDTLLHHLSKTVEQKAGAGDVIRWAESSGEGFRKASDAPDPAEVRERVAELRRAVRDVEAEAAACERDDEGAEGAEGAEGTLAASLRSFAAKARVRLDVLWATSEAADEAAARLLVAFGPAPKGTAPRDVLRTLGEFAEAFERATAENRRARMERGKE
- a CDS encoding predicted protein encodes the protein VYLDYNATTPIFPEVAAAMEPFLWEHFGNPSSGHAFAAPCRDAIHKARGQVASMLGCDPTEVVFTSCGSESDNHAIASAVDLFVAKNRSSDSKPKAMMNKPHVVSTAVEHPAILEYLAAKAKANELTYDLVPVNEEGLVDPKAVAAKVRSDTCMVTVMHANNETGAIQPVAECARLAREKNEDVLIHTDAAQSCGKIPVKVNDLGVDMCTVVGHKIGAPKGVAALYVASAAPFSKLLHGGGQESGRRAGTENVLEIVGLGAACELVEREKDILPSHMSAMRDELSRRLASGLGGDDGSGVRVNGPRDDAKRLPNTLSVGIKGVSASQLLDVLKDDVAASAGAACHSGEAAASVSAVLSAMAVPEEYAIGTLRLSVGRHTCPADVE